In Propionimicrobium sp. PCR01-08-3, one DNA window encodes the following:
- a CDS encoding type II toxin-antitoxin system mRNA interferase toxin, RelE/StbE family — protein sequence MKRKHYDMSSLKAAVKAVAAQDTDWLKQHRDHQRTGNLPSYPELHIQGDWLLIYAIDDGVLVFTRTGSHDELL from the coding sequence CTGAAACGCAAGCACTACGACATGAGTTCGCTGAAAGCTGCAGTTAAAGCTGTCGCCGCTCAAGATACTGATTGGCTCAAGCAGCACCGAGATCATCAGCGCACCGGAAATCTCCCCAGCTATCCGGAGCTCCACATCCAAGGCGACTGGCTACTCATATACGCGATCGACGATGGCGTCCTCGTATTCACCCGAACCGGCAGCCACGACGAACTGCTCTAG
- a CDS encoding ATP-binding cassette domain-containing protein, giving the protein MADRLRLDATVSARHFEVGLGVGEGETVAIVGPNGAGKSTLLQLVAGTLRPDSGEISLHGELLSGPGLHIPPHRRRFAYVEQRSLLFPHLDVLDNVAFGPRSRGASKAAARQRAMDELSILGVAELAKCRPAQLSGGQAQRVAIARALAIDPQILLLDEPFAALDVSVTPQLRRLLRDRLSERTALLVTHDLLDVMTLADRLIVIEGGRVAADGPVDAICAAPPTQFLADFVGVSHQVSGMP; this is encoded by the coding sequence ATGGCTGACCGGCTGCGATTGGACGCCACCGTGAGCGCCCGCCACTTCGAGGTCGGTCTCGGGGTCGGTGAGGGGGAGACGGTCGCGATCGTGGGGCCGAACGGGGCCGGCAAATCGACGCTGCTGCAACTGGTCGCCGGCACTCTTCGTCCCGATTCAGGTGAGATCAGCCTGCATGGGGAACTGCTCAGCGGGCCAGGACTGCACATACCTCCGCACCGCCGCCGTTTCGCCTATGTCGAGCAGCGCTCGCTGTTGTTCCCACATCTGGACGTGCTGGACAACGTCGCTTTCGGCCCGCGCTCGCGCGGCGCGTCCAAAGCGGCGGCCCGGCAACGTGCCATGGACGAACTGAGCATCCTCGGTGTCGCGGAGCTGGCCAAGTGCCGTCCGGCGCAACTGTCGGGTGGCCAGGCGCAGCGAGTGGCGATCGCCCGGGCGCTGGCGATCGATCCACAGATCCTGCTGCTCGATGAGCCGTTCGCGGCCCTCGACGTCTCGGTCACACCGCAGCTGCGTCGACTGCTGCGAGATCGACTGAGCGAACGGACCGCACTGCTGGTCACCCACGACCTACTCGACGTGATGACACTGGCCGACCGCTTGATCGTCATCGAGGGCGGCCGGGTGGCGGCAGACGGCCCGGTCGACGCCATCTGCGCGGCCCCGCCCACTCAGTTCCTCGCCGACTTCGTCGGAGTCAGCCACCAAGTGAGCGGCATGCCTTGA
- a CDS encoding ABC transporter permease, giving the protein MNRFPRWAWLPFTGGLALLAVPLLGMLTRVPWGRLPGLLASDRSLDALRLSLVTCLISTGIVLVLGVPMALVLARSHGAWTSAARTLVTVPMVLPPVVAGLALLVTFGRRGLIGAPLSALGIEIGFTTIAVILAQSFVSLPFLVVSLEGALRASGGAYEEVAGNLGASPSRVFWRVTLPMAGPALASGTALAFARSLGEFGATLTFAGSLQGTTRTLPLEIYLLRESDSELALALSLVLVVVAVVIVGVATRLRAWGEHG; this is encoded by the coding sequence ATGAACCGGTTCCCCCGCTGGGCGTGGCTGCCGTTCACCGGTGGCCTCGCCCTTCTTGCGGTGCCGTTGCTGGGCATGCTGACCCGGGTGCCGTGGGGGCGGCTACCCGGGCTGTTGGCGTCCGATCGTTCACTGGACGCGCTACGGCTCAGCCTGGTCACCTGCCTGATTTCGACCGGGATCGTGCTGGTGCTCGGCGTGCCCATGGCTCTGGTGCTGGCACGCAGCCACGGTGCCTGGACGAGCGCCGCGCGGACCCTGGTGACCGTTCCGATGGTGTTGCCGCCGGTGGTCGCCGGTCTCGCGCTGCTGGTGACCTTCGGCAGGCGGGGCCTGATCGGCGCGCCACTGTCGGCACTGGGTATCGAGATCGGTTTCACCACGATCGCGGTGATTCTGGCGCAATCTTTCGTTTCGTTGCCTTTCCTGGTGGTGTCGTTGGAAGGCGCCTTGCGCGCCTCTGGTGGGGCATACGAGGAAGTCGCAGGCAATCTCGGTGCCTCGCCCTCGCGCGTGTTCTGGCGCGTCACGCTGCCGATGGCCGGCCCGGCGCTGGCCTCGGGCACGGCGCTGGCCTTCGCGCGTTCGCTCGGGGAGTTCGGCGCGACGCTGACCTTTGCCGGATCGCTGCAGGGCACCACCCGCACCTTGCCATTGGAGATCTACCTGCTGCGTGAATCGGATTCCGAGCTCGCTTTGGCGCTGTCGCTGGTGCTGGTCGTGGTGGCGGTCGTGATCGTCGGGGTCGCCACCCGGTTGAGGGCATGGGGCGAGCATGGCTGA
- a CDS encoding helix-turn-helix domain-containing protein, whose amino-acid sequence MSPSEVDEQPHGLGPTRAKVLGLLEGTTQPVTVSEVANELDLHKNAARFHLDALVEAGFAHRAPIPTGSQGRPPQGYMATSEAPSVTSTHLLELTQLLLRHFVATSPDAIAVAEDAGREWGDSVAGRDTPPDQVLDELTSSLADRGFGVVRENSTLRFIRCPFRSAIPPEQLPLVCAIHRGFIEGFVRASQRDMPVGQLKVGKRICTVQIS is encoded by the coding sequence GTGTCCCCGAGTGAAGTCGACGAGCAGCCTCACGGCTTGGGACCCACTCGCGCCAAAGTGCTTGGCCTACTGGAGGGCACCACCCAACCCGTGACGGTCTCCGAGGTGGCGAACGAGCTCGATCTGCACAAGAATGCGGCGCGATTTCACCTGGATGCACTGGTCGAGGCCGGTTTTGCACATCGGGCACCGATTCCGACCGGGTCTCAGGGACGCCCGCCCCAGGGCTACATGGCCACCAGCGAGGCGCCCTCGGTGACCAGTACGCACCTGCTCGAGCTCACTCAACTGCTGCTACGACATTTTGTGGCGACCAGCCCCGATGCCATCGCCGTCGCCGAGGACGCCGGGCGCGAGTGGGGAGACTCCGTCGCCGGCCGAGACACTCCTCCCGATCAGGTGCTCGATGAACTCACCAGCAGCCTTGCCGATCGCGGTTTCGGGGTGGTTCGCGAGAACTCCACGCTGCGTTTCATCCGCTGCCCGTTTCGCTCCGCCATCCCGCCCGAGCAATTGCCCTTGGTTTGCGCGATTCATCGGGGCTTCATCGAGGGCTTCGTTCGCGCCAGCCAGCGCGACATGCCGGTCGGGCAACTGAAGGTCGGCAAGCGCATCTGCACCGTCCAGATCAGTTGA
- a CDS encoding AAA family ATPase → MTSRTLRTALDELTTLAQGLSVDPGQARIEGEQLAAAVCEPSTGAYLDWAHELGREPSSQEFFAAASKGRRWRAGPTPLMSQLGNTSVEQAQQYLTALSAVVAAACTLGQPTPQVAGLAASATAAQQQALPGGNVPHDLTSLDAPGGLDPDLLTKLQTSQDRLKAMDEFTRVGNQAFESVLEQMRVNQARIDAMRTSPVVDSSGGGAPQAPGYAPVPGLPDPGADDASGQPQVAAASDDRPEHQTEEETAEPERSVDELLAELDELIGLKEVKAEIKRQAAILHVQALRAEAGLKVPTITRHLVFVGNPGTGKTTVARLVAGIYKAVGLLSKGQLIEVDRSELVAGYLGQTATKTAEVVASALGGVLFIDEAYSLSGDQYGEESINTLVKEMEDNRDDLVVIVAGYPAPMSTFIAENPGLASRFRTEIQFANYSDDELIQIFEQMVTNSDYDLAEGALDAFVFDLSRQVRDDTFGNGRYCRNVLEAAIGHQAWRLHTDASPSIEELRLLTRDDILGDAVLAPGDELVADADENRNQGNSQ, encoded by the coding sequence ATGACGAGCAGAACCCTTCGCACCGCCCTGGATGAGTTGACCACACTCGCTCAGGGGCTGAGCGTCGACCCCGGGCAGGCGCGCATCGAAGGTGAGCAGCTGGCCGCCGCGGTCTGCGAACCATCGACCGGCGCCTATCTCGACTGGGCGCACGAACTCGGACGCGAACCCAGCTCCCAGGAATTCTTCGCCGCAGCCTCCAAGGGACGCCGCTGGCGGGCCGGCCCGACACCGCTGATGAGCCAACTGGGCAATACTTCGGTAGAACAGGCCCAGCAGTACCTGACCGCATTGTCGGCCGTGGTCGCCGCAGCCTGCACCCTCGGGCAGCCGACCCCGCAGGTCGCCGGGCTGGCCGCGTCGGCGACCGCGGCGCAACAGCAGGCCCTGCCCGGCGGTAACGTGCCCCACGATCTCACCTCGTTGGACGCGCCCGGCGGGCTGGACCCCGACCTGCTGACCAAACTGCAGACCTCCCAAGACCGTCTCAAGGCGATGGACGAGTTCACCCGGGTCGGCAATCAGGCCTTCGAATCGGTCCTCGAACAGATGCGCGTCAACCAGGCCCGCATCGACGCCATGCGAACCTCGCCCGTGGTCGACTCCTCGGGAGGCGGCGCGCCTCAGGCTCCCGGATACGCCCCGGTCCCCGGGCTTCCGGATCCCGGCGCGGACGATGCGTCCGGGCAGCCTCAGGTGGCTGCGGCGTCCGATGATCGCCCCGAGCACCAAACCGAAGAAGAAACGGCCGAACCCGAGCGCAGCGTCGACGAACTGCTCGCCGAACTGGACGAGCTGATCGGCCTCAAAGAGGTGAAGGCCGAGATCAAACGGCAGGCGGCCATCTTGCACGTGCAGGCGCTGCGCGCCGAGGCCGGGCTGAAGGTGCCGACGATCACCCGGCACCTGGTCTTCGTCGGCAACCCGGGCACCGGCAAGACCACCGTCGCGCGGCTGGTCGCGGGCATCTACAAGGCCGTCGGGCTGCTCAGCAAGGGCCAGCTGATCGAGGTGGACCGCTCCGAACTGGTCGCCGGCTATCTCGGGCAGACCGCCACCAAGACCGCCGAAGTGGTGGCGTCCGCACTGGGTGGGGTGCTGTTCATCGACGAGGCCTATTCGCTGTCGGGTGATCAATACGGCGAGGAATCCATCAACACCCTGGTCAAGGAGATGGAGGACAATCGCGACGATCTGGTGGTCATCGTCGCCGGCTATCCCGCACCGATGAGCACCTTCATCGCCGAAAATCCCGGGCTGGCGAGCCGCTTCAGGACAGAGATCCAGTTCGCGAACTACTCCGACGACGAACTCATCCAGATCTTCGAGCAGATGGTCACCAATTCTGACTACGACCTCGCCGAGGGTGCCCTGGACGCCTTCGTCTTCGACCTGTCCCGTCAGGTGCGAGACGACACCTTCGGCAATGGACGCTACTGCCGCAACGTGCTGGAGGCTGCGATCGGGCATCAGGCCTGGCGGCTGCACACCGACGCCTCGCCCAGCATCGAAGAGCTGCGGCTGCTCACCCGCGACGATATTCTCGGCGATGCCGTGCTGGCGCCCGGCGACGAGCTGGTTGCCGACGCGGACGAGAACCGGAATCAGGGGAACTCCCAATGA
- a CDS encoding VWA domain-containing protein — MAQFNSTVYQNEYLPDGGTDVNAIVRIGVSDAGSAGSDGAAGEIIIIDCSGSMGQRSMLAARQAAMVALDNILDGTYFAVVSGTHQAYLAYPIVQSGPGMVEMTARTRREAKDAISRLIADGGTAIGKWLQLTLSLFKSMGGLVSQRHALLLTDGADEHETPEQLDAAIRACAGNFQCDCRGVGTYWVVSEVRKIARALMGTLDIIPDPSMMAAEFAKIMQTSMSRGVSSANLRVWTPQGAQLLFVRQVSPTVEDLTHQGKPINALTTDFATGAWGDEERDYHVAVRLPAKAVGQEQLAARVQLVTGEQPRTQGLVKALWSSDDSLTAQINNEVAHYTGQTELASAIQEGLAARKVGDLSTATSKLGRAVQLAEQTGNHEATTKLRKVVDVVDPGTGTVRLKSKVDRADEMALDTASTKTTRTRQSSEAGSGNQSNGQAG, encoded by the coding sequence GTGGCCCAGTTCAACTCCACGGTTTACCAGAACGAATATCTGCCCGACGGTGGCACGGATGTGAACGCCATCGTGCGGATCGGAGTCAGCGACGCCGGGTCCGCCGGTTCTGACGGCGCCGCCGGAGAGATCATCATCATCGACTGCTCCGGTTCGATGGGGCAGCGAAGCATGCTGGCCGCGCGCCAGGCCGCGATGGTCGCCCTCGACAACATTTTGGACGGCACCTACTTCGCTGTGGTCTCGGGCACCCACCAGGCCTATCTGGCCTACCCGATCGTCCAGTCGGGGCCGGGCATGGTCGAGATGACCGCCAGAACCAGGCGCGAGGCCAAGGACGCCATCAGCCGGCTGATCGCCGACGGCGGCACCGCGATCGGCAAGTGGCTGCAGCTGACGCTTTCCCTGTTCAAGTCGATGGGCGGGCTGGTCTCCCAGCGTCACGCATTGCTGCTGACCGACGGCGCCGACGAGCACGAGACCCCCGAGCAATTGGACGCGGCCATTCGCGCCTGTGCCGGCAATTTCCAATGCGACTGCCGAGGCGTCGGCACCTACTGGGTGGTGTCCGAGGTGCGCAAGATCGCACGCGCTTTGATGGGCACGCTCGACATCATTCCGGACCCGTCGATGATGGCCGCCGAGTTCGCCAAGATCATGCAGACCTCGATGAGCCGCGGGGTGTCGTCCGCGAACCTGCGGGTATGGACGCCGCAGGGCGCGCAACTGCTGTTCGTCCGGCAGGTGTCGCCGACCGTCGAGGATCTGACCCATCAGGGCAAGCCGATCAACGCGCTGACCACCGATTTTGCGACCGGCGCGTGGGGCGATGAGGAACGCGACTATCACGTCGCGGTCAGGCTGCCGGCGAAGGCCGTCGGCCAGGAGCAGCTGGCCGCCAGGGTGCAGCTGGTGACCGGCGAGCAGCCCCGGACGCAGGGCCTGGTCAAGGCGCTGTGGTCGAGCGACGATTCACTGACCGCGCAGATCAACAACGAGGTCGCGCACTACACCGGGCAGACCGAGTTGGCGTCCGCCATTCAGGAAGGCCTGGCAGCCCGCAAGGTCGGCGATCTGTCGACGGCGACCAGCAAGTTGGGACGCGCCGTGCAGCTGGCCGAGCAGACCGGCAATCATGAGGCGACCACCAAGCTGCGCAAGGTTGTCGACGTGGTCGATCCCGGCACCGGAACGGTGCGGCTGAAGTCGAAGGTCGATCGGGCGGACGAGATGGCGCTGGACACCGCGTCCACCAAGACCACCCGTACCCGGCAGTCGAGCGAGGCCGGCAGCGGGA
- a CDS encoding tetratricopeptide repeat protein, which yields MKCRQPGCTGTIVDGYCDVCGMPLSAPAGRASGGSTGSDKPRRFAAGPEPGQIRPEPGQIRTQPPSSHQAPQRASGPLGRRGGPCPQPGCRGTIVDGYCNVCGNPPDAKPPSATPELLGTTLSTTATAAELGTVLMGSALAGPGAERTSVRSDAHRSRTRIGAGVTTVPPAPAIDPAKAVLSDPVVPEPRRTCPKCGKSVGRGHDGKPGDPEGTCPNCGAAFSFYPAIKPGELVAQQYEVAGAIAYGGMGWIYLAKDRNVSDRWVVLKGLLNAADDDASAAAKSEKEFLAAVENPLIVEIYNFVSHADARYIVMEYVPGRSITELLKQRMAANKGSHDPLPVDWALAYLIEILPAFTYLHDNGLLYCDFKPDNLMQVGDSVKLIDLGAVRRINDQTSPIFGTVGYQAPEIADTGPTIASDIYTLGRGLVVMSSEFRGYQTEYVDTLPPLSKMPLFAEHDSFYRLVKRACAPVPSDRFQSAEDLRVQAMGVLREVVARRTPAAATTSAPSTLFTPPLTAGEGHGWEQLPKLLADPADPMTNWIASITLEDARERMGALERAPQRSAQVMLTQIEIALSLGDHGTASRIIRELLKADPWDWRAIWMQGLAAVASHSWHEAQAPFNTVYAQIPGELAPKFALAVTCEHSEQPRLAEELFAICASTGAGYVTPSAFAMARIRLARGDQDGALDALDLVPVTSRGYSDARTTRATLMLQRDGNLADLDQAWQAIQAAKLDQITATTLQAEVLEKVVRLVHAAHGRPVGPFDGQPATERNLRPKLERAYRDLATWTRDDDERRRLITQADSTRRWSLL from the coding sequence ATGAAGTGCCGCCAGCCCGGATGCACCGGGACGATTGTGGACGGCTATTGCGACGTGTGCGGCATGCCGCTGTCGGCACCGGCTGGCCGGGCGTCTGGAGGGTCCACGGGCAGTGACAAGCCGCGACGGTTCGCCGCCGGACCCGAGCCCGGCCAGATCCGACCCGAACCCGGCCAGATCCGTACCCAACCGCCGTCGTCGCACCAGGCGCCGCAGCGCGCGTCCGGCCCGCTGGGCAGACGTGGTGGACCGTGCCCGCAGCCGGGCTGCCGGGGCACCATCGTGGACGGCTACTGCAATGTGTGCGGCAACCCGCCCGACGCCAAGCCGCCGAGCGCCACGCCCGAGTTGCTCGGCACCACCTTGTCGACCACCGCCACCGCGGCCGAGCTGGGCACCGTTTTGATGGGTTCGGCGTTGGCCGGGCCGGGCGCGGAGCGCACCTCGGTGCGCTCGGACGCGCATCGCAGCCGCACCCGGATCGGGGCCGGGGTGACCACCGTGCCGCCCGCCCCGGCGATCGACCCCGCCAAGGCGGTACTGAGCGATCCGGTGGTGCCCGAGCCCCGGCGCACCTGCCCCAAGTGCGGCAAGTCGGTGGGCCGCGGGCACGACGGCAAGCCCGGCGACCCCGAAGGCACCTGCCCCAACTGTGGGGCGGCCTTCAGCTTCTATCCGGCCATCAAGCCCGGTGAGCTGGTGGCGCAGCAGTACGAGGTCGCCGGTGCCATCGCCTATGGGGGTATGGGATGGATCTACCTGGCCAAGGACCGCAACGTCTCGGATCGCTGGGTGGTGCTGAAGGGTCTGCTGAATGCCGCCGACGATGACGCCAGCGCTGCGGCGAAATCGGAGAAGGAATTTCTGGCTGCGGTCGAAAATCCGCTGATCGTAGAGATCTATAACTTCGTTTCTCATGCCGATGCCCGCTATATCGTCATGGAATACGTGCCGGGACGCTCCATCACCGAACTATTGAAACAGCGGATGGCGGCGAACAAGGGCAGCCACGATCCGCTGCCGGTCGATTGGGCGCTCGCCTATCTGATCGAGATATTGCCGGCCTTCACCTATCTGCACGACAACGGTCTGCTCTACTGCGATTTCAAGCCGGACAATCTGATGCAGGTGGGTGACTCGGTCAAATTGATCGATTTGGGTGCGGTGCGCCGGATCAACGATCAAACCTCACCCATCTTCGGCACGGTCGGTTATCAGGCCCCTGAAATCGCCGACACCGGCCCGACGATCGCCAGCGATATCTATACGCTGGGCCGCGGCCTGGTGGTGATGAGCTCGGAGTTTCGCGGATATCAAACCGAATACGTCGACACCTTGCCACCGCTGAGCAAGATGCCGCTGTTCGCCGAGCACGATTCGTTCTATCGGCTGGTGAAGCGTGCCTGCGCTCCGGTGCCCTCCGATCGTTTCCAATCGGCCGAAGACCTGCGCGTCCAGGCGATGGGGGTGCTGCGCGAAGTGGTGGCCCGGCGAACTCCTGCCGCGGCGACGACATCGGCCCCGTCCACCTTGTTCACTCCGCCGCTGACCGCCGGTGAAGGACACGGATGGGAGCAACTGCCGAAGTTGTTGGCCGATCCGGCCGATCCGATGACCAACTGGATAGCCTCGATCACCTTGGAGGACGCCCGGGAGCGGATGGGTGCGCTGGAACGCGCCCCGCAGCGCAGCGCCCAGGTGATGCTCACCCAGATCGAGATCGCGCTTTCGTTGGGCGACCATGGCACGGCCTCGCGGATCATCCGGGAGCTGCTGAAAGCCGACCCCTGGGACTGGCGGGCCATCTGGATGCAGGGCCTGGCCGCGGTCGCGTCCCATTCCTGGCACGAAGCGCAGGCCCCGTTCAACACGGTCTACGCGCAGATTCCTGGTGAGCTGGCGCCCAAGTTCGCGCTGGCGGTGACGTGCGAACACAGCGAACAGCCCAGGCTGGCCGAGGAGTTGTTCGCGATCTGCGCGAGCACCGGTGCCGGTTATGTGACCCCGTCGGCGTTCGCGATGGCCCGCATCAGGCTGGCCCGCGGCGATCAGGATGGCGCACTGGATGCCTTGGATCTGGTGCCGGTGACCAGCCGCGGCTACTCGGACGCCCGCACCACCCGGGCCACCCTGATGCTGCAACGTGACGGAAATCTCGCCGATCTCGACCAGGCATGGCAGGCGATTCAGGCCGCGAAACTCGATCAGATCACCGCCACCACGCTGCAGGCGGAAGTGCTGGAGAAAGTGGTGAGGCTGGTGCACGCAGCCCATGGCCGTCCGGTGGGACCCTTCGACGGTCAGCCCGCGACCGAACGAAATCTGCGTCCCAAGCTGGAGCGCGCCTATCGTGACCTGGCAACGTGGACGAGAGACGATGACGAGCGCCGCCGTCTCATTACCCAAGCCGACTCGACTCGTAGATGGAGCCTGCTGTGA
- a CDS encoding PP2C family protein-serine/threonine phosphatase, which translates to MTESDMSNPAAGEQPPARWSQPPEGSAAPGNWSQPPAAGPRRPVGSTQAEHWVGDPAAAGDQQQPQPPVSSNLEPDAEATAEQAAAAAAMSRVFMPEVRTCPKCGGDIDWDGYCMQCGAKAPSARDHLEEHPASWVGGVCDRGMRHPRNEDAMALQAGLEPGGKAVLAVCDGVSMSTDSDRASLAAAHAVLGYIGSRTDWDWNLLDLTPAGSARQMLDQTARIANEAVLANSNLDEASPASCTLALALVNGPQILSATLGDSRVYWIPDAGEAGLLSTDDSMAQEQIAAGVERSIAESGMHSHVITRWLGRDAPDVRPTLASMVVDGPGWLLVCSDGLWNYASDPVALAQVVQQVADEQPESGPLTLAQKLVDWANQQGGEDNITAALARIEAPAEPDPEIMDDQAADLDTPTTRLHPNAG; encoded by the coding sequence GTGACCGAATCCGATATGTCCAACCCGGCTGCCGGCGAGCAACCCCCGGCCCGATGGTCGCAGCCGCCGGAAGGCTCGGCTGCCCCGGGCAATTGGTCGCAGCCGCCGGCGGCGGGCCCACGCCGGCCCGTCGGATCGACCCAGGCCGAACATTGGGTCGGTGATCCGGCCGCGGCAGGCGATCAGCAACAGCCACAGCCACCCGTGTCGTCGAATCTGGAGCCGGACGCAGAGGCCACCGCCGAGCAGGCCGCCGCAGCAGCGGCGATGAGCAGGGTTTTCATGCCCGAGGTGCGCACCTGTCCGAAGTGTGGCGGCGACATCGACTGGGACGGCTATTGCATGCAATGCGGAGCCAAGGCGCCCAGCGCCCGCGACCACCTCGAAGAGCACCCGGCATCGTGGGTGGGCGGGGTCTGCGACCGCGGCATGCGGCATCCTCGCAACGAGGACGCGATGGCGTTGCAGGCCGGCCTCGAACCCGGCGGCAAGGCCGTGCTCGCGGTATGCGACGGGGTCTCCATGTCGACCGATTCGGACCGGGCGTCGCTCGCCGCGGCGCATGCGGTGCTCGGCTACATCGGCAGCCGTACCGATTGGGACTGGAACTTGCTCGACCTGACCCCGGCGGGCTCCGCTCGCCAGATGCTCGATCAGACCGCGAGGATCGCCAATGAGGCGGTGCTCGCCAATTCGAATCTGGACGAGGCAAGCCCTGCGTCCTGCACCTTGGCGCTGGCCCTGGTGAACGGGCCGCAAATACTGTCCGCGACGCTCGGCGATTCCCGGGTGTATTGGATTCCCGATGCCGGTGAGGCCGGGTTGCTGAGCACCGACGACTCGATGGCGCAGGAACAGATCGCGGCCGGGGTCGAACGTTCGATCGCGGAATCGGGCATGCACTCGCACGTCATCACCCGCTGGCTCGGTAGGGACGCCCCCGATGTGCGTCCCACGCTCGCCTCGATGGTGGTCGACGGTCCCGGCTGGCTGCTGGTGTGCTCGGACGGTCTGTGGAATTACGCATCCGATCCGGTCGCCCTGGCGCAGGTCGTGCAGCAGGTCGCGGACGAGCAGCCCGAATCCGGGCCGCTCACTCTCGCCCAGAAGCTGGTGGACTGGGCGAATCAGCAAGGCGGGGAGGACAACATCACCGCCGCGCTCGCCCGGATCGAGGCGCCCGCCGAACCCGACCCGGAGATCATGGACGACCAAGCAGCCGATCTGGACACTCCCACCACCCGGCTGCATCCGAACGCAGGATAA